A window of Zingiber officinale cultivar Zhangliang chromosome 5A, Zo_v1.1, whole genome shotgun sequence contains these coding sequences:
- the LOC121979964 gene encoding chalcone--flavanone isomerase-like: MEKQIKVATSLPKLQVEGVDFPSLATPPGSSKVFFLAGAGERGLEIAGTFVTFTAIGIYLEEEAVKALAARWTGRSADELAASLDFFRDIFAGAFDKFTRITMVKPLTGQQYSDKVAENCLAQWQAAGTLTDAEAAAVGKFKEVFQPETFPPGSSILFTHASSGSLAIAFGEAERGVIENKALSEAILESIIGEHGVSPAAKRSLALRISEVLKEPLGPEETKTVNSVSV, encoded by the exons ATGGAGAAGCAGATCAAAGTGGCGACTTCGCTACCGAAGCTCCAGGTCGAGGGCGTGGACTTCCCCTCCCTGGCCACGCCGCCCGGTTCCTCAAAGGTCTTCTTCCTAGCCGGCGCCGGCGAGAGGGGACTGGAGATCGCCGGCACCTTCGTCACGTTCACCGCCATCGGGATCTACCTCGAGGAGGAGGCGGTGAAGGCGCTCGCCGCCCGGTGGACGGGAAGATCCGCCGACGAGCTCGCCGCCTCCCTCGATTTCTTCCGGGACATCTTCGCCGGCGCGTTCGACAAGTTCACGAGGATCACGATGGTGAAGCCGCTCACCGGGCAGCAGTACTCGGACAAGGTGGCGGAGAACTGCCTCGCCCAGTGGCAAGCGGCCGGAACCCTAACCGACGCGGAGGCGGCGGCCGTCGGCAAGTTCAAGGAGGTGTTCCAGCCCGAGACTTTCCCTCCCGGCTCTTCCATCCTCTTCACCCACGCTTCCTCCGGCTCTCTGGCT ATTGCGTTCGGCGAGGCGGAGCGCGGGGTGATAGAGAACAAGGCTCTGAGCGAGGCGATCTTGGAGTCGATCATCGGCGAGCACGGCGTGTCGCCGGCGGCTAAGAGGAGCCTGGCACTGCGGATTTCGGAAGTTCTCAAGGAACCTCTCGGACCCGAGGAGACGAAGACCGTGAATTCTGTCTCTGTTTGA